A single Bacillota bacterium DNA region contains:
- a CDS encoding MBL fold metallo-hydrolase, giving the protein MQLTVLGCYGPYPKAGAACSGYLLQMEGTNLLLDCGNGVLSRLQEWIAFHTLDAVILSHLHADHISDLMIMRYGLEMAFNEGLRKEPLPLFAPGEPESEYARLPYKHAYEVVNLGELQKVTIGPFSVITGFGVHAVPSLAVRIESSRGILTYSGDTEYNDSLLEMAKGADLFLCEANYLNEDIELGLPNHLSSAQAARAASAAGVKRLILTHHHPERDLQLALAEAEKYFPGAELAREGARYSIGII; this is encoded by the coding sequence ATGCAGCTTACTGTGTTAGGTTGTTACGGCCCATACCCGAAAGCCGGAGCAGCCTGTTCCGGTTACCTTTTGCAAATGGAGGGCACAAACCTGCTTTTAGATTGCGGGAATGGGGTGCTTAGCCGTTTGCAGGAATGGATCGCTTTTCATACACTTGATGCTGTCATCTTGTCTCATCTTCATGCCGATCATATTTCAGACTTGATGATCATGCGCTACGGCCTGGAAATGGCTTTTAACGAGGGTTTAAGAAAGGAGCCGCTGCCCCTGTTCGCACCCGGGGAGCCTGAGAGTGAATACGCACGTCTTCCCTATAAACATGCTTACGAAGTTGTAAACTTAGGCGAACTACAAAAAGTAACAATCGGACCTTTTTCGGTAATTACAGGCTTTGGGGTGCATGCAGTCCCCTCTCTCGCTGTTCGAATTGAATCATCAAGGGGGATCCTGACCTATTCCGGTGATACTGAATACAATGATAGCCTGCTTGAGATGGCTAAAGGTGCAGACCTTTTTTTATGTGAAGCAAATTATCTGAATGAAGATATTGAACTTGGCTTGCCCAATCACCTGAGCTCTGCTCAGGCTGCCCGGGCAGCTTCCGCAGCAGGTGTTAAAAGATTAATACTAACCCATCACCATCCTGAAAGAGATCTTCAGTTAGCACTGGCAGAAGCTGAAAAATACTTTCCTGGAGCTGAATTGGCCCGTGAAGGAGCTAGATACAGTATAGGTATTATATAA
- a CDS encoding metallophosphoesterase, with amino-acid sequence MKILHTADIHLTEHAAERWEALDYIVEAACAENVDVLAISGDLFDHNVEAEKLRNKLRSYLSRGDFETIILPGNHDFNAYSSGFYFGDKVRVIRNPFEPVSLGELVIWGLPFKAISGDRLVRDLHHLGEKMDPDHFNILLYHGELLDAFFSRNDLGDEGNNRYMPVKLAYFNKLPVKYVLAGHFHSRYAGWNLPGGGLFIYPGSPVAVTRRESGRRVVNLIDGNKAPVELGLDSMHFQELLLELDPFSQKNPLESLADEIADVHQAARVILKISGFFNSAEIGLTESDLSVEIREKLSGLNVDEIVEDYIDISRILEDDLYLRFKERMEKSDNPAEIKEQALRMVIDAFRVVKSCS; translated from the coding sequence TTGAAAATACTTCATACCGCTGATATACATTTAACTGAGCATGCTGCTGAACGCTGGGAAGCTCTGGATTATATCGTTGAAGCCGCCTGTGCTGAGAATGTTGATGTTTTGGCAATTTCAGGAGATTTATTTGATCATAATGTTGAAGCGGAAAAACTCAGAAATAAACTCAGATCATATTTGAGCCGAGGTGATTTTGAGACAATTATTTTACCGGGGAACCATGATTTTAATGCATACAGCAGCGGTTTCTATTTTGGAGACAAGGTCCGGGTAATCAGGAATCCCTTTGAACCGGTTTCACTTGGTGAGTTGGTGATATGGGGCTTGCCCTTTAAAGCAATCAGCGGGGATAGGCTGGTCAGAGATTTACACCATCTTGGTGAAAAGATGGATCCGGATCACTTTAATATCCTGCTCTATCACGGTGAACTACTTGATGCTTTTTTTTCAAGGAATGATCTTGGGGATGAAGGTAACAATCGCTATATGCCGGTAAAACTGGCTTACTTCAATAAACTTCCTGTGAAATATGTGTTGGCCGGTCATTTCCACTCCCGCTATGCAGGTTGGAACCTTCCCGGAGGCGGTCTGTTTATATATCCCGGTTCTCCGGTGGCAGTTACCAGGAGGGAAAGCGGCAGGCGGGTCGTTAACCTGATCGATGGTAATAAAGCTCCTGTAGAACTCGGGTTGGACAGCATGCATTTTCAGGAACTTCTTCTTGAACTGGATCCATTCAGTCAGAAAAACCCTCTTGAAAGCCTCGCTGATGAAATTGCCGATGTACACCAGGCAGCCAGAGTGATCCTCAAAATCAGCGGGTTTTTTAACAGCGCTGAAATTGGATTGACTGAAAGTGATTTATCGGTAGAGATAAGGGAAAAACTATCCGGGCTAAATGTCGACGAAATTGTGGAAGATTATATCGATATAAGCCGTATACTGGAAGACGATCTTTACCTGAGGTTTAAAGAGCGAATGGAAAAAAGCGATAATCCCGCTGAAATAAAGGAGCAGGCTTTGAGAATGGTTATAGATGCCTTCAGGGTGGTGAAATCATGTTCCTGA
- a CDS encoding alpha-galactosidase: MIEFLRRKSNRYSFFADSEVNKTTDQGWQIINFLRLDYYEDHLLKSFHLPGQPGDNSLSVKITVDNRESLEQGIVLTLALEQGEESCPIDLKGFYIELEPEIPARSKMTVNGFQSWSRSEEVGANDRIAPLFFPAKLLLAPYGDYNIFSTPGDRGHFHSWTYTLFHHHRDDALLLASLEESTGYTIFEYDFDLNVMRVHKDCLGVKVKNGFQLLKIYIGRGNLNKLFKEYGNNLRVTRKSGKKATGWCSWYNYYTGVSESIVRENLKNLKKKEIPLTYFQIDDGWQNAIGDWLGCNDKFPSGMKSLCEEIKSFGYEPGLWLAPLIAVPSSEIFKKNPGWLLRDQRGKPLKAGFNPGWEGFFYALDIYNPGVRDYLKRVFETIQEDWGYGMLKFDFLYAAALLPLNGKSRGTVMWDTVNFIEHHTRKSIILGCGVPLGSAAGNFDYCRIGSDVSPYWEDYLAHINYRERVSTENAITSVINRSFLDSTFFRNDPDVFILRDGTRGVNENRLSLNQRNTLFLINNLFGGLIFFSDNVNELNSEQIEQIAESYPLCEAEIKDRRFSEMVYCIEFALNKRNYLAYINMSRVMKKLILPEGYYFSAKTLLQKPGAEILLEPFESVSLIKAAYDREKVTFLGTSGHVFPGAQIEYLAIDDCKIDFRLFPDAYPKSKIYFAVPHLSGCYTVNGQVYRATRENDFNYLTV, from the coding sequence GTGATCGAATTTTTAAGAAGAAAAAGTAACAGGTACAGTTTTTTTGCTGATTCTGAGGTTAACAAAACTACTGATCAAGGCTGGCAAATAATTAATTTCCTGCGGCTGGATTACTATGAAGATCATCTGTTAAAAAGCTTCCATCTACCCGGTCAGCCCGGGGATAATTCACTTTCCGTCAAAATAACCGTTGATAATAGAGAAAGCCTTGAACAAGGCATTGTTTTAACCCTGGCTTTGGAGCAGGGCGAAGAATCTTGCCCTATAGATCTTAAAGGATTCTATATAGAGCTGGAGCCTGAGATTCCTGCCCGATCAAAAATGACTGTGAACGGCTTTCAATCCTGGAGCCGCAGTGAAGAAGTTGGAGCGAATGACCGCATCGCTCCTTTGTTTTTTCCGGCCAAACTGCTGCTAGCTCCTTACGGTGATTACAATATCTTTTCCACTCCCGGAGATCGCGGCCATTTTCATTCCTGGACATATACACTCTTTCATCATCATCGAGACGATGCATTACTCCTTGCTTCTCTCGAAGAATCTACAGGATACACAATATTTGAATATGATTTTGATCTTAATGTCATGAGGGTTCACAAGGACTGCCTGGGCGTAAAAGTGAAAAATGGCTTTCAGCTCCTTAAAATCTATATCGGCCGGGGTAATTTAAACAAACTTTTTAAAGAATATGGTAATAACCTGCGGGTTACCAGAAAATCCGGTAAAAAGGCAACTGGATGGTGCAGCTGGTACAATTATTATACCGGTGTTTCCGAATCTATTGTCAGGGAAAATTTGAAAAATCTCAAAAAAAAAGAGATACCTTTAACCTACTTTCAAATTGATGATGGCTGGCAAAATGCCATCGGTGATTGGCTTGGATGTAACGATAAATTTCCCTCGGGAATGAAATCTCTTTGCGAAGAAATCAAGTCATTCGGCTATGAACCGGGGCTCTGGCTGGCTCCCCTGATTGCCGTGCCCTCTTCAGAAATATTTAAGAAAAATCCCGGGTGGTTACTGCGCGATCAGCGCGGCAAACCGTTGAAAGCCGGGTTTAACCCCGGCTGGGAGGGATTCTTCTATGCCCTTGATATTTATAACCCCGGTGTCCGGGATTACCTGAAGCGGGTATTTGAAACTATTCAGGAAGACTGGGGCTACGGGATGCTCAAATTCGATTTTTTATATGCTGCAGCACTTTTACCATTAAATGGGAAATCCAGGGGAACAGTAATGTGGGATACTGTTAATTTTATTGAACATCATACGCGAAAAAGTATCATATTGGGCTGTGGTGTTCCTCTGGGTTCTGCAGCGGGTAATTTTGATTACTGCCGTATCGGAAGCGATGTAAGTCCTTACTGGGAAGATTACCTGGCGCATATCAACTATCGTGAACGGGTTTCGACCGAAAATGCGATCACTTCAGTAATTAACCGCAGTTTCCTGGACTCAACTTTTTTCCGTAATGATCCGGATGTCTTTATTCTGCGGGATGGCACCAGAGGTGTAAACGAAAACCGCCTTTCCCTTAACCAGCGAAATACGCTATTTTTAATTAATAATCTCTTCGGCGGCCTGATTTTCTTCTCTGATAATGTCAATGAATTAAATTCGGAACAGATTGAACAGATTGCAGAAAGTTATCCACTTTGTGAGGCAGAAATTAAGGATAGAAGGTTTTCTGAGATGGTATATTGTATTGAATTTGCTTTAAATAAAAGGAATTATCTGGCATATATAAATATGAGCAGGGTAATGAAAAAATTAATCTTGCCGGAAGGGTATTATTTTTCTGCAAAAACACTGTTACAAAAACCGGGGGCTGAAATCTTGCTGGAGCCATTTGAAAGTGTTAGCTTGATTAAAGCAGCCTATGATCGGGAGAAAGTAACTTTTCTTGGCACGTCAGGTCATGTTTTCCCCGGGGCACAAATCGAATACCTGGCCATAGATGATTGTAAGATTGATTTCAGGCTGTTTCCTGATGCTTACCCCAAAAGCAAAATTTATTTTGCGGTACCTCATCTCTCAGGTTGCTATACCGTGAACGGGCAGGTATACAGGGCGACCAGGGAGAATGATTTCAATTACTTAACTGTATAA